Proteins found in one Populus alba chromosome 14, ASM523922v2, whole genome shotgun sequence genomic segment:
- the LOC118041401 gene encoding protein TRIGALACTOSYLDIACYLGLYCEROL 3, chloroplastic codes for MRLVSSGSMLLSPLCLPNGYAPSTGIPFNNSLCFIPRKDQRNIVCACVAPPRPNIGREGFSANKFTDSYKPEKLSRIGEPEEDDSDILIECRNVYKSFGEKHILRGVSFKIRHGEAVGIIGPSGTGKSTILKIIAGLLAPDMGEVYIRGKKRDGLISDEVMSGLRIGLVFQSAALFDSLTVRENVGFLLYENSSMSEEQIMDLVAETLAAVGLKGVEDRLPSELSGGMKKRVALARSIIFDTTKETIEPEVLLYDEPTAGLDPIASTVVEDLIRHVHMKGEDARKPGKIASYVVVTHQHSTIRRAVDRLLFLHEGKVVWQGITQEFMTSTEPIVQQFASGSLDGPIKY; via the exons ATGCGCTTGGTCTCATCAGGCTCAATGCTGTTATCTCCTCTTTGTCTGCCAAATGGGTATGCTCCCTCCACTGGGATACCATTCAACAATTCACTTTGTTTCATACCGAGGAAGGATCAAAGAAATATTGTTTGTGCCTGTGTGGCTCCTCCTCGACCCAACATAGGGAGGGAGGGATTTTCCGCAAACAAATTCACT GATTCATATAAACCAGAGAAATTAAGCAGGATAGGTGAACCGGAGGAGGATGATTCTGATATTCTCATCGAATGCAGAAATGTTTACAAGTCATTTGGGGAGAAGCATATATTAAGAGGTGTGAGCTTCAAG ATCAGACACGGTGAAGCAGTTGGAATAATTGGACCTTCTGGCACTGGTAAATCTACAATTTTGAAGATTATTGCAGGACTTCTTGCTCCGGACATG GGTGAGGTTTATATTCGAGGTAAAAAGAGAGATGGTTTGATCAGTGATGAGGTGATGTCTGGGCTTCGAATTGGATTG GTGTTTCAAAGTGCAGCACTTTTTGATTCTTTGACTGTGCGTGAAAATGTTGGTTTCCTTTT ATACGAAAATTCTAGCATGTCGGAAGAGCAAATCATGGATCTTGTGGCAGAAACTTTGGCTGCAGTTGGTTTAAAG GGAGTAGAGGACCGGTTACCTTCTGAATTATCTGGTGGAATGAAGAAAAGAGTTGCTCTAGCTCGGTCTATAATTTTTGATACCACAAAGGAAACAATTGAACCAGAG GTACTCTTATACGATGAACCAACAGCTGGACTTGATCCAATAGCATCTACTGTAGTTGAAGATCTCATCCGCCATGTTCATATGAAAGGTGAGGATGCACGGAAACCTGGGAAGATTGCGTCTTATGTGGTGGTTACTCATCAACATAGTACCATTAGAAGGGCTGTTGACAG GTTGTTGTTTCTACATGAAGGAAAGGTTGTTTGGCAAGGAATAACTCAAGAATTCATGACATCAACCGAACCAATTGTTCAACAG TTTGCATCTGGCAGCCTTGATGGACCTATTAAATATTAG
- the LOC118041400 gene encoding methyl-CpG-binding domain-containing protein 4: MALKERSPETPKTSSKNPRVAVRSIDTYAAQCDKCLKWRVIATEEEYEEIRSKMEESPFVCNRKPGVSCDDPADIEYNATRTWVIDRPGIPKTPEGFKRSLVLRRDFSKMDAYYITPTGKKLRTRNEIAAFIDANPKYKDVNLSDFNFTSPKVMEDTIPEDAVRKVSSSGNGNKRKALKDAA; the protein is encoded by the exons ATGGCACTGAAAGAGCGTAGTCCTGAAACCCCTAAAACCTCCTCCAAG AATCCACGAGTTGCAGTGCGATCAATTGATACATATGCTGCACAATGCGACAAATGCTTAAAATGGAGGGTGATTGCAACTGAAGAAGAGTATGAGGAGATCAGAAGTAAAATGGAAGAGTCTCCATTTGTTTGTAACAGAAAACCTGGTGTATCTTGTGATGATCCTGCTGACATTGAGTATAATGCCACTCGAACCTGGGTCATTGATAGGCCTGGCATTCCAAAGACACCAGAAGGTTTTAAAAGGAGCTTGGTTCTTAGACGTGATTTCTCCAAAATGGATGCTTACTATATCACACCCACAGGAAAGAAGCTGAGAACACGTAACGAGATAGCAGCATTTATAGATGCAAATCCAAAATACAAAGATGTAAACCTATCTGACTTCAATTTTACCTCTCCAAAGGTAATGGAAGACACCATCCCTGAAGATGCTGTGAGAAAGGTTTCCTCTAGTGGAAATGGCAACAAAAGGAAGGCATTAAAGGATGCAGCTTAA